The DNA window ctctccttctttcttttaGTTTCTCTCACTACAAAGTTCtctctgtctttctctctctgaaaAATTAGATGTGATGAGAATTGGAGATAGAGATGAAACGAAATGAAATGATGAATGGGGGAGGTGGTGGTGCGTGGTGTCGGTCttgggaattagggttttgtttgggtGGGGTCGAGTGCGCGTGATGAGAATGTGGGATGCACGTCCTCCTCAACTCTGATCTCCTCTTGTAGCAAAGCGTCATATGGTGCCCTACGCAAGAAACTTGACAAGAAGATCGATTTTCATGTGAAAGTAGTATCATCAATAATGCATAATTACATATAACCCAACCACCCTAAGTTTTTCAATTGTTATTTTAGCAAGAACTTCCGATTTTTACATgctgtttttcttttcatgtATATTTCTGTTTAATTTCAGTATTTAGATTGAATAAAGTAAACGCGAATCAAGAGCATCAATAAACAAAGTGTGCAGATGGACAAAAAATAGTGTGTATAAATTATATGTCAAAATTAAGTAACTCATTTAGAATtgcttttttaaagcacttcgGCTTAAAAGCACATCTATTAGAAGCACAATGAAGATTTTTATGTAAATGTGAGTGCTTCCTGAAAAGCACTTCTAACTTTTTATACCTAGTTAACATAATCTGAAACGTTTTttataatctaaaaatatttctaattattttaaaaatactttcaaacATGTTCTTAATTGTTTGAACATATTTTTTCATGTATACATTCCCTCTTTTGGATCTCATATATTATCACATGTATACACTCATTCATAACTCCAAGATGTAATTTgggattttgtttttgttaatattttacTCCAAACAGATGAGTGAGCACTGAGTATGGATTTCTCATGCATGATCATATCATATAAAGAAAAGGAACTACGCACATACGTACGCAATTTTGGAATGCAGTACCAGTGCTTTTAGCTCAACTTGTTCCTTTCCTATGCTTTCTAATTAGCATTTCCTAGTTTTTAGCATTTTCTTCTATTCTATAAGAAAAACATATAAtaatttgaacaaaaaattaAGCTTATAAGCTGGTAAATTAACATAAAAGCGACCATTTGATGAAATACTATATAATATTTAACTCTTCAATACTACTTTATTAAgtcgtttggaagtgtttttaaaataactaaaagcacttttagatAAAATGTTTGTGGATTCCAAAAAGCACTTGAAGGTACCACTAGTTATGTGATTCTTATTAGTAGCACTAGTTATGTACTTTTCAAAATTCACTTACACTCTATTTGGATgaggaaatttaagattactaaggaatgTTAAATTGACGGAAATTGAAACGATGGAAatctattttctagaatttgtgaattttctagcatttgtgaattttttttatttggttaacctaaaagaacaatggaatttgttatttttaaactctcactcATAGTTgtgaaatgacacctatttaaattgaatttaaacttgggaagtAGGGgtcccaaatttcaagttttttttttccacgcagaaattctaaatttctatgtttatgaatccaaacaagggaattggtgcatgtcaatttataaattttgatttttatccaaattccaagtttattccCTCATCTAAACATAGTTTTACacttttactaagaattggttctaaaagtattttaacgaaaaatgaatttgtcattttaaaagcacttccacgAGTCTTGTATCTCTACTTGGGGCTGAGCTGGCTAGTCCACTAGAAAaggagggggggggggtgttcAAGAAAACCAAACCATTCAACTTTTACTCCCACAATCTTTTCATTATTGTCTCTATATAACTCTAAGTTTGTTAATGTAAATCTTCGATATTGTCTCTTGTAAAGAAGCATGGCCATGTACATGTCTTAATTTATGACCACTCCACCATCTTTGCATGCTTccatttattttcttaaattttgaaACACACAATTTGCTCTAACGAGGGTACGTAGTATTCTCATGTTTTTTTCCATACTCTCAAACGATTAGTAGCCCTTATATCTTATTTAGAGTAATTTTTTGATGGATCGGATAGCAAACCAGATTTTCATTTCCAATCTAAAAAGATTAAATTGGAACAAATTGTGGGAATCGGATCTTGTCTCTCAATTTTCTAAACATAATTCGGATATTTCACAAATTTTTATataagttttcaaacttttgtgTACATGCAATTTAATATGCTTTAGCTTTGTATGTATTTGTATATGtttctaattaattatatagtatataaatatgtttttaaaagTGAGACAAGTCACTTCATACTATGTTTCACCGTATAAATATCGTATATAATACCCTTAactattaattaaagaaaggctcttgaatttgaataaaaaattgcGTTTCCTTAATGATTTTAGAAAATACAAATTGATAAATAACCAATCAAATcagtatttattttttaaaaatcaaAACTCTTCCCAGTTTTAACTATAACAACAATTATGGGTATTAGAGGTGCAACTTGGGTTGGGCCAATCTGAATCCGCCCATGTCTAGTCTGATTTTAAACCCTAACAAGCgggtttttttttagttataaccCGTCCGAACCCAACCCAATTTCAACATGTTCATTGATTGGGTTGGATTGGGTTGATCATTTGCCCAACTCAACCCAACCCGATTAACCAAACCCGATTGGGTTGAGCTGTGCAACATGCTTCTCAATGACCTCTGCACCTTTGCACCTTCATGAGAACCTACTGATATAATATACAATTTGACATGAAAGGAATCATATTAAGTTTATTCTGCTTTTCACATCACATCATGTAGAACAACTTCctttattaaattaactattcGACCTCTCTTTGAGATCTGCTTCACAACTTGAGTTGTCATTGTTTCTTATGTTGCTTTCTTGTGCCGATTCAGACGAAGCAggctattaagcaagtaaatTTGAGGGAAAGTGATTTTAAGGTCAGTTGTTTGCTAATACAAATAGGTTGATGTCTTTGTGGATGTATGCATGCCTGTGCGGGTGCTTTCAGAAACATAGGATTTAAAATTCGATGCTAATGCCTgattaaaacttgaaaaagttGGGCAATCTTAACCCAACTCAAGTAAACCCGAAGCCGATTAAACCCGAGCCCGAATGAACCCGATTAAAACCCAACCCAAAGCCAATCCCAAATTGTAAAAGTTGGGTTAGGATTGGGTTGATCTTCCAACCTGCCCGAGTTACACCCCTAATGGGTATACGTAAATCTCACTTCATACTATGTTTCACCATACAAATATCATATATAatcaaaaaatttattttcttaatcattaatttacaaatatacactaaaaaattaatcaaattataaattcattcattgtcCATTTTTGTTGAACAATCGACAGTTTGGATATATTTATTTAAAGAATATAGAGGGTTGTAAGTGGTAAATTGCCCTGGTGATTAAGCCTTTCTCTTCAACGCACTGTATTTCGAATTTAATCTCTCACCCTTTTCTTGATATAGCTTAACATAGTAATATTGCCAAATAAAATGTCATACAAATAAGAAAATGACTAGAGGGTTACTCAGATGGATAGTTAAATTGGGGTGGGTTTGAATAATCTTACGGGCCCAAGATGCATTCATATTTACAACGGGCTTGGATTAAAGCCCACGATCAGAGTTTCATATCCATTAAATACATAGAGATCCAATCGGGTTGGAACTCCTCCCCGTTTGGACAAGCTCCGAGCCAGTTCGATCGAGAGGGAGAGGGACATGGCTGACGACCTGTTTGAAGGCCTCCCTCCGCCATCTGCaaaccctcctcctcctccttctcctgaAATCCAACTCCGGCAACAGCTGCCGGAACCACAAAAGCCACCAAAACCGCGAAAAACAGCTTCTTTTAGCTGCgactcttcttcttcccctgcTCCTGCTCCTCCTCCAGTTGCTGCCCCTAAACCAATTCTCAAATCCGCCCTCAAGCGGCCGAATCCCGCCGAGTCGACCCCAGAAGGTatctttttttgggtttttggatACATTGCTTCCAAACCCATTACTTGTAAATTCTTGGATTTTATTTCCAGcagctataaaaaaaattgccttaTTAGGGTTTTCGTTTTACATTAATTTTCGCTGttgaagaaccctagaaacaGAATTGAATTCATTTAACTATCAGGGTTGCATTTGTTTTTAGTTATTGTATTCCCTGAATTAATGTACTGAAGTTTTGCTCTCTGTGAATGATTAGTCTTTTCAAATAACTTTGGGAATGCAGCTTTTCGTAAAGGAAATGTGGTTTCTTACTGTTCGTTTCTTTGTGTTGGAATTCTTGCTAGAAATTAGTGTTGAcgatttaataaaatttgattcTTGTTTATTTCTTCATGTATGCAACTTGTGTGAAATACCAATGTTTTGATTTGGTCAAATGAGCTAATATTTTGGAACTGGATTTTAGAAACTGTGCCggaaaagaaaaagttgagGTTCAAAACCACGACGGATGCCTCAGAGCAACAGGTGATAGAGGCGATGCAGAAGATAGCTTCGCATATAAAGACTCCTGCGAAGTTTAGTAAGGCTTCAAAGCTTGCCATCCAGCTTATTCAGGCGGGAAGTGTGAAAGCTGAGACTAGTGATTACTGTTTTGCTATACTAGAAGCCGCAATGGAATCTCCTACTTCTTGTACGGATCCTTCCATGCGAGCTGATTACCATGCATTGTTTTCAGCGGCACAAGATGCCTCTGAGGTAAGACTGAAAGTCTGCATGTAATGCACGATAATGTCAGTGTTGGTTcatgaaatttttatttgaatacTCAACTTACAAGGATTAAATTTTTGTTTCAGTGTCTCGATAAGAAGCAAAAGAATCAATTAACAACATGGACAATCAGGGCAGTGATGGCAAATGAATTATTCACCGACGACAGCTTCCTGGTGAGAACTTTTCCTATGGCAATTTGTGATCATAGTTTCTGAATCATGTAATGAATAGCTTCTTTGGTATATGATTTGATGAGAAGGATGAACCATGCAACCGATTTGGATACATATGCATTCTAAActaatatttttcatttaataTTATCTACTAATAAATTTCAGCGTAGAACTACCATTTGTTTTTGTGATATCTTCACCAACCCTGACTTACCTTTTTTCTGTCTTTCAtgttcttcctctttttctcgTCATGCATTTGTTATGTGAATGTTTACACAGTTTTCAAAAGCAGCTGGACGATTAAAGGAAGCCATATCTAATCTGCCTGTTGCAACCGAGGACGATGACAGAGAGGAAGCAGCTGTGCTGGAAGATGGAACAAAGATAGCAGATGAAGATGATCAGACGAAGCAGGATGTGACTTCAGCTGCACCAGCGGAAAATAATGATGAGTCATCTGATCCGTTTGGGCTTGATGCATTTTTAACTCCTGCCTCTACAAAGAAAGATGAtagaacaaaggaaaaaaaagataaCAAGATCacgaaggaggaggaagagaccAAGAGATTCCTCAGATCAAAAAGAGAAGCCTTGGTTCTTTGTTTAGAGATAGCTGCTCAGCGTTATAAAACCCCGTGGTAAGTTcttgaaaactttaaattcTTCGATGCACTCTTCTTATTATCCAACCTATTACCATCTGGAGAGCTAGAATTTCTTATTTTATATTGTACTTATACTTTGCAGGTGCCAAACAGTCATAGACATATTAGCAAAGCACGCCTTTGATAACATAGCAAGGTTCACATTGAAACAAAGGACTGCCATTGAGAAACTTTGGGTTTCCATACGGGAACAGCATAATCGTCGAAAACAAGGGAAATCGATTACTGGGAAACTTGATGTCAACGCTTTCGAGTGGCTGCAGCAAAAATATTCTACTGAGAAGATCAGCATTCGGCACTCTGTAAGTGGTAGCGGAGGTCGTAAAACTGAAACTTGGCTTGGATGACATTATGTTTTCGATGTGGAAATGTTGATCATTCTTTAGAAGGAAAAACACGAAGAATTTGTAATTGTTGATCTGAATGAATTAATCACATTTCAAATTTACGTTACATGTTACAAATAATCGTCGTTTGCTACCAATAATCACCACAAGAACAGGATCCTTCTCTGAAGTGGTGAAAGCGATTCCGGTCCCTTACTATAATTACCCTCCCGTAAATTTTTGATAAAAGCTTTGTTGCTGTGTGGCAATCGTCACAGACTCGGAGGTTCTTCACAACCCGAATCGGGGTACCTGCAGCAGCAGCGATCAAACCGAATGCCATGGCCAGTTTCTCGCTGTGATAGTTAACCGCagtttctttctcttcctcatCTATGTTCTGCAACACGACCGACGTGTTAGGAGCGTAACCTGCCTCTTTCAGCTTCTTGATCATCTCAGCCAGCATTTCGTAAATTTTTCCGGCTTGAGGGTGCGCTCTATCCCCCATTACAAAGTCATGGACCGAGCCATTTACTTCGATCGAGCTGAGACCGGGTTCTTTCTTGGTTCCTCTGTCTTTCATGGCTTTTCTCACCCCGGCAACATCATTCCATCTGTTTGATGCTGCATAGATGTTCGACATCAGAATGTTGTATCCACAATTTCGAGGTTCCAACTGGAGAAGCTGCCTTGACGCAACTTCAGCCAAGTCGGGATTTTTATGGATTTTGCACGCAGCGAGCAGGGCACCCCATACAATTGTGTTAGGCTGTATGGGCATGCTTTTGATCAGTTCATGAGCCTCGTGGAGTTTCCCAGCTCGACCTAACAAATCCACCATGCATCCGTAGTGCTCAACCTTCGGAGCCAATCCATGGACACGAaccattttctcaaaaaaattctCTCCTTCTGCCACCAATCCAGCGTGACTGCAAGCATGGAGAACTCCGATAAATGTGATGTCGTTAGGCTCCACAGCTTCTCTGTTCATTTGTTCAAAGAGTTCCAGAGCTTGTTTTCCACAGCCATGCATAGAAAATCCTGTCATCATGGCATTCCACATGCAAATGTCTCGATTTGTGGCTTCATCAAACAACCTGAGAGCCATATCGATTTCTCCACACTTCGCATACATGTCAACTAGAGCTGTTCGTAAAATGACATCAACTTCCACCCGTTGCTGGTTTATATACGAATGAACCCACTTGCCCAGGTCAAGGGCTCCAACTTCTGCACATAACGAAATCAGGCTAACCATTGTGACTTGATTTGGCCTTGCTCCGCTATTCTTCATCCGAGCAAAGAGCTGTGAAGCCTCATTAGTGCAATTGGCATGCGCGTAAGCTGAGATCAAGGCACTCCAAATCATAACATCTTTGTAATCCACACTATCGAAAACAGCCCTTGCATATCTGGTTTCTCCGCATTTTCCATACATGTCGACCAAAGCAGTGGCCAAAGGCAAAGACATGACAAACCCATGTCTCAGAATGTAGGCGTGCAGCCACTTGCCTAATTCCATAGCGCCAACAGACCCAGACTCGATAATCAAACTCAGCATCGTAATCTCATTCGGAAAACTTCCTTCCGCCAGCATTCTGTTGAAAAGTTTTGCTCCCTCGTGTAAATCTCTGCAATGAATGTACCCCGCAATCATTGCAGTCCACGAAACAATATTTTTCTGTCCTAACCCGTCGAAGAGCCTCCTTGCATAAGTTACATTTCCACACTTGACATACATGTCGATCATAGCAGTAGTAACAGGAACTCCGAATTTCTCATGCTTGCCATTCCTCACAACATGAACATGCATCGCTTTCCCCATTTCGATATCAGCAACCCCCGCAAAGAGATTAACCATGCTAATCATGGCAATCTCACTAGGCTTCACTCGAACACGATGCATTTCCCTTATAAGATCCAATGCCTCACCAAACAATCTGTTCCTAACACAGCTCCTAATCATTGTACTCCAAGAAACAACATCTCTGTCAGTCATTTTATCGAACAGCAAGCGAGCTAGCACCACATTCCCACTTTCGCTATACATTTGGATCAACGCGTTGCGCACGAAAACATCACCATCCAACCCGCTCTTCAGCGCGAAGCCGTGCGTCTCCTTTCCCAAAATCGCGAAAGACGATTGCCCGCAAGCTTTGAGGACTGATGGAATGGTGAAGCTGTCGACTTGAGTGTCCATTCTTCGCATTTGGGCATATATTTCGAGTGCAATTGCCGGGCAGTTGTTCTTAATGTATGAAGTTATCAAGAAGTTGTGCTGAGCTGCAGGGCTTAGCTGGGTTTGGAGGTGCGTGAGAGGGGTTTGCTGGGTGTGATCAAATTGGGTTTTGATCATGTGGGCATGGATTTGCTGGGTGTGGTCAAGGTTGGGGTGTCCATGGGGGGTAAAAGAAGTGGTTGGTTGGTGGGTAGATGGGTGGGTGTTTGGGTGTGGGGTGTGATTGTTTGGAGAGGTTTGGAGGAATTTGAATTTGGAGGGAGGAAGGAGGGAAGGTGGAAGGAGATGAGGTTTGGTGGTGACCATTGTATGGTCCATGGATGTGTAGGCTTTGGAATTGCATCTTTTTCTCAATGTTTTCATCCCATGAGAAATATCTTCAAAATCTCCCCTTCCATCTTCTACCTCACGATTGGGCTTCAGCTTGGGCTGGGCTGAATATCTTCAAACATCTTCTACCTTACATCTTCACCATTGTTTGGTCCATGGATGGACAGGCCACCACTGAGGGTGAAGAAGTTGTCACAAAGAGTCACTATTTTAAAAATTTCCGCCTAACGCCGTCAAGGTCTCTGCCTAGGTTTTAGGCGCTGGCCACTGTCCCGATTAATATTTAGacgttttaaaattaagaaatgatgcTAGAGCTGCTGAGGTGCTCGCCTCGGCACCCGCCTAGGGTTgtaactcacttagatagaaaatagatagctttccttttgtattttattgtttccaataaattgtaagagacttattgattatttaaataaacacacattatGTTTacttcacatgttttcattatgttccaatacttcataatatatatgagaCTCGTCTTGTTATATTGATTGTGACCGAAATAAGAAgggtacaccacatgtttttatataagtaatagaaaattttattttttaagttattaactttttaacacacatatttcaccatttatataatgacacgtaATATATCACCCATGTATCGGTCACATTGGAAAAGTTTCTCCCTGCAAAGTAAATTAcaaatttcatccaaaacccTACACCCCATCCCGTTGCTCCTCTATATAAACACACCTTAAACCCTGGCCTCTCATCTCATCTTCTTCACTGTTCGTCTCCAATCCAAATCTCATCTTCAGGTAACGTAATGTCTCTCTCCCCCATCTTTTCTGTAACTCAAAGTTTCTATCTTTTCTGTTCAATCTGTGATGCCATTAGATCCCATTTCCAAAGAATTAATATTTCAATCGTAAAATAAATGAATCGAGGAAAAGCACATATCGAAGGCTTATGGGCGATAAATATGAACAGCCCATGCGCTCAAAAATTGTGCAAAATCAtaaatctttcttcttttttttactaTATCCTCTCGACATTGCCCGAGGATTTCGAAGAATGATGACATTGCTAAATCCTGCTGTTGATATCAAATTTATTTGTATTCTTTGATGGGGTTTGTTAATCtttatttgtttcttgatttgtttATTGGGTTTTTGTTATTCAAACTGTGAGAATTTTGAATGTTGTTGCCCGATTTCGTTGTTAGATCATGAAAAATATGTTAAAAGTATCgcctttgtgaattaattgATGTGTTAATTGATTTGATCTATGTGTTTGGTCTGATGTGATTGTGATTGGTTTTGACAGATTGGAAGTTGTAGAGAAAATGTCGAACCCGAAAGTTTTCTTTGACATATTGATCGGAAGGATGAAGGCGGGTCGAGTTGTAATGGAGTTATTTGCTGATAAAACCCCGAAAACTGCTGAAAATTTCCGTGCTCTGTGCACCGGAGATAAGGGGATGGGATTATCAGGGAAGCCACTGCACTTTAAGGGATCCACATTCCATCGCATTATCCCGAACTTCATGTGCCAGGGTGGAGATTTCACAAAAGGCAACGGAACTGGGGGAGAGTCGATTTATGGGGCGAAATTCGCGGATGAGAACTTCAACTTGAAGCATACTGGCCCTGGAATTTTGTCCATGGCGAATTCTGGACCTAATACGAATGGTTCACAGTTCTTCATTTGCACAGCGAGCACACCTTGGCTTGACGGAAAGCACGTTGTGTTTGGAAAAGTTGTCAATGGATACAGTGTTGTTGAGAAGATGGAAAGGGTGGGTTCGGAGCGTGGGACTACTTCTGAACCTGTTGTGATCGAAGATTGCGGTCAGATAAAAGATGAGTGTTGATGTTTGAATAGTTGGGGAAGTTTCAAGTAACGTCATAGCTTAGGGTTGCTTTTAGTACTATAGttagtttcaagtttcaagCAAAAATGGTGTTTTGTTTGAAGAAAACTGATGTAATGCAAATAATACTTTGAATGGATGTATATTTTCTTAAATGCTTTGAATGTGTATAATCGTGGCTATTTATCTTTTTATCGTGTGTGGTGACTTAGAGCATTTTTAACGACTTAAAAATAGAGAGTatgattggagatggtctaagactATAATGCGATTACGaagaaatagtgaaattttgggttctttTGTTGTAATGAGGTCGGATTAATTTCACTAACGGAACTATGCCAAAGTCCATTCCAAATTGTGCTAAACAAGCCTTGAGGAGGCATTTTGTAAGAATGAAACCAAACCATAAAAGATAAAACCAATTTGCAATATGTGAAGTAGCTCAATATCTTATAATCTTTGCAAGTTTCCTCTTTTAACTGATGTGAAACTCTTTTACCTCTACAATTCCTCTCATGcgtggtgaattttcaagccaaacatgtggacaacacaaattggGAGAAGTTGAGCACATGTGACCGTTGGGCTTCATAGGTGGGCCAACCTAGCTCTAATACCATaaagaagttgaggttccatcataaaaacaattggcaatatgaggagtaacccaacctcttataagctctTACAAGGTTTATCCTTTGACAATGTGAGACTTTATTATCTTCACATCCTCACAATGAGAATAAGAGGGCAAAGTCCCACATTCGTGAATGTAGGGGCTTATAAGGAGTTAGGCTACTCCCCAATCTTCATTCATGGTATCATAGTACATTACCCCATATGTGAATTTCAACGACCATGTGCTCCACGTTACCCAATTTGTGCACGTGAGGGGGCGTGTGATAATATGAGAATAAAATCCCACATCAGTGAAGGACCAAACCATGCAAGGGCTTATAAAGATTTGAACTACTCCCAATATTGCTAATTGATTTTGTAGTAGAAACCTACTTCAGGAAGGCCATCGAAGACCATAACAAGAACCAGAGACGGTCTGCCGATCCCGAGGTGGTGAGAAACGTGAAGGGGTATATGCAGTTCACATGGTTTATGCACATTTTGTACATACTCAAAACatttagaaaggaaaaagaagaagtccAAGAGCTGCCAATAGCCTTTATACAAGCAAATGTGTATTTTAGCTACATTTAGGTGATGGGTTTTGTCAATTGCTTCCAGATTTGAAGGTTGTCATGTTTTCACAACATTGCATATAAAAAGGGGGGAGGTTGAAGTTGAATACCCAAGATATCACACACTTCATTACTTGAAAGTACAATGGCAACTGCTGGTGAGTTTTGGCTACATTATTATAGTTCAGAGAAGCGATTTCCGCACATCTCTGTTATCTCTCTGCACGCCTTGTTTATCTAGGAGCGGAAAGAAACAGGGCCGTACAAATGGGGAAAAAGATTGTATAAatcacttttcttttttaattgttGTTGCTAATAATATTTCAGAAGTGAATCTGATTACATTGCTTCCATGGTGATCATGATCAGATGGTCGGAAGTTTACCACTATCCTTAGCATTGATGGAGGAGGAGTGAGAGGCATCATTCCGGCGACC is part of the Malus domestica chromosome 12, GDT2T_hap1 genome and encodes:
- the LOC103451055 gene encoding pentatricopeptide repeat-containing protein At3g26782, mitochondrial-like, with protein sequence MIKTQFDHTQQTPLTHLQTQLSPAAQHNFLITSYIKNNCPAIALEIYAQMRRMDTQVDSFTIPSVLKACGQSSFAILGKETHGFALKSGLDGDVFVRNALIQMYSESGNVVLARLLFDKMTDRDVVSWSTMIRSCVRNRLFGEALDLIREMHRVRVKPSEIAMISMVNLFAGVADIEMGKAMHVHVVRNGKHEKFGVPVTTAMIDMYVKCGNVTYARRLFDGLGQKNIVSWTAMIAGYIHCRDLHEGAKLFNRMLAEGSFPNEITMLSLIIESGSVGAMELGKWLHAYILRHGFVMSLPLATALVDMYGKCGETRYARAVFDSVDYKDVMIWSALISAYAHANCTNEASQLFARMKNSGARPNQVTMVSLISLCAEVGALDLGKWVHSYINQQRVEVDVILRTALVDMYAKCGEIDMALRLFDEATNRDICMWNAMMTGFSMHGCGKQALELFEQMNREAVEPNDITFIGVLHACSHAGLVAEGENFFEKMVRVHGLAPKVEHYGCMVDLLGRAGKLHEAHELIKSMPIQPNTIVWGALLAACKIHKNPDLAEVASRQLLQLEPRNCGYNILMSNIYAASNRWNDVAGVRKAMKDRGTKKEPGLSSIEVNGSVHDFVMGDRAHPQAGKIYEMLAEMIKKLKEAGYAPNTSVVLQNIDEEEKETAVNYHSEKLAMAFGLIAAAAGTPIRVVKNLRVCDDCHTATKLLSKIYGRVIIVRDRNRFHHFREGSCSCGDYW
- the LOC103451057 gene encoding peptidyl-prolyl cis-trans isomerase CYP19-3-like, with protein sequence MSNPKVFFDILIGRMKAGRVVMELFADKTPKTAENFRALCTGDKGMGLSGKPLHFKGSTFHRIIPNFMCQGGDFTKGNGTGGESIYGAKFADENFNLKHTGPGILSMANSGPNTNGSQFFICTASTPWLDGKHVVFGKVVNGYSVVEKMERVGSERGTTSEPVVIEDCGQIKDEC
- the LOC103451056 gene encoding uncharacterized protein; translation: MADDLFEGLPPPSANPPPPPSPEIQLRQQLPEPQKPPKPRKTASFSCDSSSSPAPAPPPVAAPKPILKSALKRPNPAESTPEETVPEKKKLRFKTTTDASEQQVIEAMQKIASHIKTPAKFSKASKLAIQLIQAGSVKAETSDYCFAILEAAMESPTSCTDPSMRADYHALFSAAQDASECLDKKQKNQLTTWTIRAVMANELFTDDSFLFSKAAGRLKEAISNLPVATEDDDREEAAVLEDGTKIADEDDQTKQDVTSAAPAENNDESSDPFGLDAFLTPASTKKDDRTKEKKDNKITKEEEETKRFLRSKREALVLCLEIAAQRYKTPWCQTVIDILAKHAFDNIARFTLKQRTAIEKLWVSIREQHNRRKQGKSITGKLDVNAFEWLQQKYSTEKISIRHSVSGSGGRKTETWLG